The DNA segment CTCCAATGTAAAAGTACTACATAAGAAACACATTCATAATGGCGATAATTCATTACATCTCTTTCTGACTGAGCCCAAATTTCCACTAACACTAGTTTgttagttttgcatttttcataaaaagagTGTATTGAACATGTCTTTCCAGCCGACACTATTGTAGGTTGTAACTAGCCTGATGCACCCATGTTCTTATTTTAGCAGGAGGGGTGTTGCAGGCTGGGCTGTCAGTGCCGCTGTTCCTGTGGATGAATGATCTGACCAATGTGCTTGGACTGTTAGCCCAAAGCCCCGCTCTTTCTGTCCCTGTGACTGTCGTATTGATTCTGTTCAGCCCCGCGCTGGCTGTCGCTATGGATCTACATGCTAACACACTGCCTCCAGTGCCGCCTGTCCCACCCCGCCCAGCCCTGCAAGAAGACCTAGAAAACAGGCCCAAGCTTTGACAGGCTAGTTAAAGAGTTATTTTAAGAATTAGCAACTTCTTTTTGTATTGTGAACCTCGTCTTGGGAGGTATGACTTGTCCTATGGTGCCAATGTGAGAGCAGTGTTGGGAGGGAGGATGACACCTGTGTCCTTGTTCCTGTCGACTGCAGGTGTCTCGCTAACGCTAATATCCTCCGACAGACCAGGAGCGTGTCCAGCTCCTCAGCCTGGTAGCTGCCTCATTGCCTGCCACCTAGGGCACGACTGGAGCAGGGGGGCAACTGGCTGGACAACAGCCCAACCCCGGCACACTCTGCTAAGTGGCatcccagcacacacacagaattacaCAACATCACACACATCCTGCAACTGGGGAATCATCGCGAAGTGAGACAGCATAGAAAACGTTGAGAAGGACAGAAGGAGATTGTTTACAGGTCTTACGTTGATGCCCTGTGGACTGTACATCTGGCTGGCTGCGAGGCTGTCACTGTATCCTCCGGTCTGGCTGATAACATGGCGAAGGGTATCCACCTGGAACAGcagggacacacagacaaaaggcCTGGTCAGACAAAAGCTCTGGATAACAAAGACAGCCATGCACAAGGAAAGGTCAGTCTGATAGTAAAAGGGTACCATAAACAGGAAAAGGTTACAAACGGCGAATCAGAACGATTTGGCTGCTATTACAAGCTCGATAACAAGCGTCGCAAAGCATGAATACAAGAGAGGCGACAAGAAGTAACTAATTATGAATGTATTTGCTGTTGTGGATAAATAATACATCAAAAtcagacataaaaacactttgcaACTCACTCTTCTACATGCAGCTGCACACTAGTGACAATATTCTACTATATGTTCAGGTTTTCTACAGCTTAACAGACTTCAGGGAAAATGCTTGTTTAATTACAATATtatcatttgaaaatgaaatgcaaaatgaacCATTCTCACTAAAATTGTGACTCATATCGCTATATATCGATAGCCGTCAATATAATCACTTTTTGCACCACTTTTTCCTATCCGCATTTGGGATTCAACTGCCTTGATGCCCAGAGTTTAAAAACCTTCATAAAGTACAGCAAAGTGCTTTTGGTTCCACCATCATGATCTATGTGACATTAATGCAACAGGCAttcagttaattattttaaaaattatgttagcaattatttttagaatttacaatgtaatatgataaaaaaaaaaatcataaaacctACTTTCcatgcttttgcatttttgcatgttttgcaaGAGTAGTTTTAGACTTTTACTGCCAGTTTAGGCCTTATCAttagattaataaattcaatgccttttaaagcTCCAGTAGGTAGGACTGGGATATATTGAAGGAAAtagaagaaaatacattttctttagtgtataatcaccttaaaataTAATCATAGTTTTTtggttaccttagaatgagacatttatatctatatatggaGCGGGTCCTTGTCCACAAACTGCCATGTTGCAAATGTAGCTGAACAGACATAAGCATTTTTGCGTTTTTGCTTTGGCCATCGTAGTTAGCAGCCTCTCTGCAACGAGCAActctggaaaaacactgattttaataaCATGACACAGctttattcagtgcttttactggtttaacagatCTACAGGAAGCTGCTTTGTATCTTTTAGCAGAGCAGCCTGTCAGGTtatgcatgaaaacacacctgCAAATAAGCCCACTTGGCTCCGCAGGCCAATTCAGTCAAAGTAgtactttctatttttttttcttttaattgtagTGGACCGAGAGCTAGGTCGCTCTGTTCAgaaaaataaccctttaaagGAAACATGAGTTTCAATAATTAAAGGCCAACCCTGAAGACCTCTTTATCTCTTACAAGGGTCGTCCCTTCTGCATATTCATGGACGACCCAAAGCGTTTGGAAAGCTGATCTGAATAGAAAAGGGGATGGAGAaattatgccaaaagcactgaaacCAAATGAGAATATCACCACGGGTAGTGATTCCTTAATCTATGGTGAGAGTTGTAACACTCCGAAACACTGCGCTGGTCATCACTGTCCACTGGGGCAAGGTCAGGCAGCCGCAGTGCACCAGTGGCTATGTGAACTCTTGTCAGGAGCGTTGATGACTGCTGCACCGTTTCCAAAACTGTCTGCAGTCGTCTACTCAACCGTGGGTTGACAATGGCTTCTACGTTAATGTAACGCTTCAGGCTGAGTTTAACCTTTGATTCAGTGTGTAGGTCAAGTCATTGTGGGCGTCTGCACTTCCAGACTGGACAGTGGTTCAACAATTTCACATGAGATCTCAAGAGCTTTGGGTTGCTAACCTTGGAGAGACGCCTACCTGGGATTGTATGTTGGCCCCAACCTGCCCCCCTTGGTATGAGTCCCCATTGAGGGACTGCACACTCATGAACAAGTCTCCGGAGTTTGACATGTTAAAAGAGCCAGCAGAACCTGAGAatacagaggcagagaggaagaaagagagcaAGACAAAGACCAGGGAAGAAGAGAGGAACAGAATAAGGAGTTAAAATGATCATGCATAAGCAAAAGTGCATTAAGTGGGTTAGTTTGGGAGGGTGTAGGCATCATGAAAAAGCCTTTCTTTGCAAACCTGCATGCTCCAGATGTAGTCTGCGCACATTAAAATATCACTGAGCCATAATTTACAAGGAAAAATCAACCAGCAAGAaccatgagacagataatcatCATAAAACTGTTTAAGTCCAGTTAAAACGAGCCTTATGGATTGTATTGTTGTTAAACGTCCGTGCTGCTGGTGTTTCATTAAGGAAGTAATAATTGATCTGCAGGAAGACCCAAAGAATCGTCTTCGTCCTTTAATGGACCCTAAGCTCCCCAGATGTAAAGAGACCATCGCGTAACTTGATTTCAACACCCGGTCATAATCCAATACAGTTGCGAAGTCTCTATATGACAAAAGACTCCGCTTGCCCTCTGAGCAGCTTAATGGCATGCACAGGGTCAACCGGACAAGAGGCAGGAAAAAATTAACATCCGCAAGACCAAGAGGTCAATAacagagacggagagggagaaaatgagtgagagagacagacagaaaaggcGGAGAAGAAcgagaaaaaagcaacaagaagAGCAAGCATTATATTACTGGGTTAGTTTAGAAGAAGAAATCTGTTAGTCCAAATGAAACAGCACCAGAGACTCGATTCTTGAGTCGGGGCTCAGGTGAGAAGAGCGAGAACATGATGGCGCTCTGTCGTATGCATCTATTTGTACCTATAAAGCTTCTTTCAATATAATCCAGTCTGGTCTGCAGTCAGTTTGTGATTGAGCTCACCTGCTGAGTTGGGAGTCGATGGGGAGTTTGCCTGGCTGCCGTGAGCAGACACGCTCGTTGCATTGACTGCGGTCCTCGCTGCGTACATGTTGGCCTCTTCTTGGAACTTGCCGATGTTTTTCTTGTATCGGATTCTCTTGTTCCCAAACCAGTTTGATACCTGTCGAAATAATGATGGAAAGACACAGTCGCTGAGTCAGAACAACTCTAAGCTTTGCAAACAGTCTGAAATTTTACTCACAGCGTTAAACCTTAAGTTAAAGCTAAAGTTTTGCAGGCTAAAAATATGTAGGCTGAAGCTTTAGCTTGTCGCACTTAccccttttacatttttacattaatagtTTTGTACAGTTCTCTactacaataaaaattaaagaaacaaataatcaaaatatagtTGTATTCTGTAAATCCAGAATTCCCAAACACATATTTCTATACACATCTTGGTATTAATTactctgttttatatttatttatcatcttatttttttatctattaagtgttttacacattttcaaaactatTCCACAAATTGACTCCTTTGACATTTATACTGAGTTCACACTGACTCACTCTAAGTTTGTCTTTACTCATTTACAGTcaatctgtatcctttatgttttatatttaatttctctgtaaaaaactCTGAATTGCccttttgtatgaaatgtgcaataCAATCTTCCTGCCTTGCCTTAATCTTAACAATTTCTGgatacagatatatatttttttactttatacatCAACTGTGCAGTACTTAAGTCCATCAAATCTTTAAATTTGGAACCATGTGAGTTTATGAATAATTTGTTGGTTGGTTCAGTGATAATCGGCTCTGTTTAAAATTCTTCTTCAGCACaaaaattggattttggattaaaacttaaagctggggtaggcagttttattgTGGCGTCACAGGGAAAACATGTCACAATAAACATTGAGCATATTGTAAATCAAGTGGTCTGAGCAAAcactagacttctgcacctcctctcggctctgttttcaggccttTGAACATCTGTGACAAGAGACTTTGGctaatcacaggtcatttcagagacaGGGTATTCCTGTTGGCTGTTCTATAAATGCAAATTCAGTGATTCAATGGCAaagaatcctgcagagaaagttgctattTTGGCTCAGTATGACTCAGTAAAGATATCCCCCAGAAACAAGCTCGCCAAGTTGTGTGCTTGGATCCAAGCATTCGCAGAACTTTCCTTGAAGTCATGCTTGTTGATGCTGTCTTTGGCACTTGTGTTCACAAAATAGTAGTTCTCACACTTAATTACAATTCTAGCCTGTTTCCTCTAAGTGCAGTGACAACTTTGGTCTTTGCTGCAACAGATATATCCCTTTTCCAACGAAATAAGCGCATACATGTGGGTTTTTAAAAACGGGAGAACCCACTAAAACTAGGCTCCTTTCCTCtatgtctttctgtgtgtatgttttattcTGGTGTGTTACATTCAATGTCACAAACACACCAGAAAACAGGTTACTTAAcagaagaaagcagcatggaggccaatgaaaatgtaatgGTGGTTACACACTGTTTTCAGTCTCTTTATCAAACTCAGTGTAAACTAATTTGGAGCAATGTTTGAGCACTACTTATTCGGAGACAAATGGTATTTTTCTGGCTGCCTGTTATTAAATCTTACTGGTTAAGGGGCtataatttgcacattttactaggtgttgtgttttcttcactGCCAATTAAGAGCCAGAGCTGATAAATACCCTCCACTACTGCAGAGCCATTTGACCCAggagtgaatgctgattgtaacctttcaaatagaataaaaaagccagatgttagtgggcgttggagggtttttttctgcagtgggaAAGGGATTACACAGTAAAGTACCTATTGTACCTCAACCCGAGTCATGTGCTCTCACAGGTTGAAGCTCAACGACAGGTCCAGATATTTATCCTGGGATGCGTCTCCACACAGTCCACAAATGATGATCGAGTGCTGATGCTAAGCCAACACTGATTTGCCTCTAATCTGGGGCTTTTTATCAGGGCACTACAAAAACTTTTCAGCAAGTGGAATATCAGGACTAAAGCTGTGTTAAGTGAACATGGCGTTGGTTGATTCTGGTTACCTGTGACACTGTGATGCTGCATTTCTTGGCCAGCTCTTCTTTGGCCTCCTCGCTGGGGTAGGGGTTACTGAGGTGGGAGTAGAAGTACTCATTTAGGATCTCTGTCGCCTGTTTGTTGAAGTTCCTCCTCTTTCGTCTGGACATAAAAGAGACAGCCAAAACAGAAAcgtattgtttttaaaaatccttcTTCATTTGCACCTTCATTTGAATCAGAATAGTTTAGTTTGTCTGAACAGTGCTGAAAAAttaccatttaaaacctgagcagattagtgtgatttctttcaaaaacattaaaaggcaatgagcaacttaacaagaaatgactgaaaaattagcaagaaagttacatgaaaatcacttgaaatatgcaaaaaaaaaaaagaaaagaaaaacctaaCCACCTAGACCtgctaaaataacacaaaataaatacataaaaataaaaaatgtaaaaaaataataaatgtaagtttttctgtaacctagtttttaatgtgtattgattatatattatataagcAATATTAtagatttattataataaatattttccttAGATTTTTCCTAttatttgacaattttctaATGAGTCTCTCTTATTTATTAAAGATaatcttcaggtcattttcaatTGGcaggacatttcctgccaagttgctgattgcctttttttcccatgtctttaaaacaagccaaaccaatttgctcacttttcaagggtttaaatgctTGCGAAAAGCGTTTGTAGGCAgccaaagaaaactgatgtcaatccatgtttcaaagggttaaagaccggtaaaaaaaaagctgttaaaatacTTTAAGAATCAGTGTGATCAATggcaacaaagacacacaaagctttctttaaataatgaaaactggAGCACAATGTATGAACACTAAAGGTTAGTTTTGTTAGATTTGTTGcccacatggacacacacaaacctggCGTCGAGGAAGCGTGAGCGCAGGATCATTACGGCCTCACAGGTGCTCTGTTTCAGCTGCATCTGGATGGAGCTGAACTTGCGGTGGATGATGCTGACCATGCGCTCGATCTCTTTGGGCGAGATGGGTCGTGTGCGAGACTGCTCCCTCAGCAGGTTCATCACATGGGTGGTGAACTCATTGCACGCCTggatgcacagacagacaggattCATAAAAAGACGAACTATCATGGAGACTCAACAGCTTCACACAGAACAAAAGGGTGAAATTGGATTCTGGAGCGGCTGCACCTTCACTGGTAGGCCTCGGCCTCGCAGAAGCAGCTCTGACAGTATAACAGCAGCACGCGTTAGAGGTAATAAGAATGGTCTAAATTAAAGCAGCAGACACTGCGCGATGTTTCACGCCAAACAAATGTAGCGGTGGAGTCATACAGTGGAGGCAGCGAGACCTGCGGTGCTCTGAATATTAAAAGACTTTTCTTCAATGGGAGAGAAAATGTGACAAGTGAAGAGAAATCTAAAATGACAGCAGGCTTTCAGTCCCGTTAACGTTCAAGAGGTTTAaactgtctccctctctttttacTCCATCTTTCAGTCTACCTcgttctctctctgtctgaatCAGTCACTGGATATGACTGCATTCAGAGTCAAGGTGTCTGTTGCTTGTCAACACCAGGGTTACGTCAGTCAAAGTGATGCACCGAGCAGCCGTTCTGCTTGCACACACACGCCAGACACTACTCACTCATACACGCACAAGGTGTACGTAGCGTGGTGACACAGAAATGCTCAGGTGTGTATTGACTGTGACAGTTAGCGATGACTAGCCTTCCTTGGGAGAAGATGACAAACCCAGGACGCTTTGACTTCGGAGCGAATGACAAGACGTTACAGTCTTTGGAAACGAGCTGGTGTGTGACTGATATAATGGCTGCTTGCCTGCTGAAGATAACATCTCTGAAAGCAGTGCTTGTCATGAGTTGGCCTGTGAGAGCTGATTTCAATAGAATTATGCTTAGTTAAAAACTCTCAGGAAAATACCTCATccatcagttttaaaaaattattcctatttaggctttttttccaacatgcattGGACAAAGGACAAGCAAAAAGACAATGCCAAAACTCTTATTTTCTATTAAATCTTAAATCCATCTCAGCTGCATATTTTTCACCATATAAGGAAACACAGGAACATGAGCGTgaatatgttacaaaaacatgtaaaggcCAAGTCTCAATCcctcattatttttcttgcaattattcattttattttttattatccaAGAATAGATCATTTTCGTCTTGCTTGCTCCTCTCTGTAggaagaggtcaaaggtcagttgTGAATTTGTGTAATGTTTCATCACTACATCTTTCATTCCCATTAAGGAAGACGGTAACCATGTTTGCAATTTAATCACGTCAAGACacatattttgtgcatgtcaaCATTACAACAGTTTATAAAGATTAAaatcactgacattttttttaaagttatgccTCTGTCCATATCCACCACCCGTCGAGACGATGTCCAACTTTTTCAGTAGttgcacatttaaacagaaaagagagattTAAAATTACAACACATCCTACAGTCGTCAGCTGAGTAGTGGGAGGAATTTTCTGTcatgaaacaacaaaatattgctCAAAAAGGTAGAGTAAGAACACTGGACTCTTCCTCCTCACTTTCTATTATGAGGGGGTtgaattaaagggacagttcactacaaaacaaaaatatttttcctgtacTGAGCCAGTACAATTAGTTGTTAATCTAGATCTTCTAGTATGAGCTGCTAAGAGTTCagagaaaaactcaacagcaatgtgtctttccagaaatcctgacccggttactcaagataatccacagaccttgttgtgagaagTTGTACGTAGGAGCTATTCTCTTTCCACCAAACCAAacctgccaaccatatcactgcacagaaggaaatGTGCATCTACTCACAGGTGAGAGGCTCGTGTTTGTCACagtgcgagatgtaaacattgacGGCATACTCTTCGGCTGAGTTGTAATGTTATCTAGCTCAGTGGTGCAGTAGATGCATGCATCTTTTGCGTGGTGATGCGGTCAGCGGGTGTAGttttacagggaaaaaaagttcctacatgaaactgctcaccacaaggtctgtggattattttgacaATCTGGTCATAATTtcttgaaagagacattgctgttgagtttttcaaatgtatttttttggcgctttgagccgAGTGCTGTCTAGTGCTATTAGATttgagagagggcagacatttCTCTAGCCGATATCTCCAGTGCtgcaacacacaccaaaacaatctagactaataaacagcactacaggtaaaaggaaaacaaagtatttcagtttttggggtggactgtccctttaaggcttAGCAGGTAAATGATGTCTAATATCCACATTCATTGTGTGGTATATGAGAATGGCACTTGTGTATTTGCTGATAAAATACTTACATTACAATGTGaatttatgtcaaaataaaagctgagaaaacactCTTCCTCCCCACCTGTTCGTATTTCTCCAGCTCTGTGTGGTAAATTTGTCGGATCTGAGACAGCTTGGCCCGGTAGTCAGAGTGTTCCGCTGAGTTGTCCGCACCCACGCCGCCAgtggcagctgctgcagctgccgcAGCTGCCGACCCGCCGCCTTTCTCTGGCCCAGCCACGCCTTCAGCCAGCAGCATGTTGTCCAGTCGCATCAGCTGAGGATCTGGAGGCTCCTCCTCCTGGGCGCCACGGATACTGAGCACTGTGGACGACAGGAGAAGATGACATGAAGACTGTCCCGTTTACACGGATGTTCAAAATGACTGAGCCGCAAGAATTATACTTTGACTGTGAAAGAGTCTTAACTCTGGCCTACCAAGTGAACTCCCTGAAATATGGCCATCGATTTAATAGTTCAGGTCCGCGCCATAAAAtcctgcagcctcacagaggCTGGCAGCTAGGAAGGACCATAAAACTATCATTTCATCGATTCTGACTATCAtttcatgtagaaaaaaaaaattaacacagcCTTTCACCAGAGTTCATCTTTCATTGCTCTCCTTATGCTCCAGCTATGTTTAGTTTCTGGCTGACGGCTTTATTATCTTGTCAGACGCTAtctaaacagaaaaacaaagtaataacACACATTAGATGCAGTGTATTAATGCACCTGGCTCAAATAAATCAGGCGAGGAGATCACAGCTAAATCACAGAGTTCCTAGAGCTAGATGAACTACGGatacacaattttaaatttggGTCCTACTATACAGAAAAAAGCATAGTAAAGGTAAAAGGTTCAAAATTCACAATTTTGATTATGACGGGTATTTTAACACTGACATTAGCACAGAGAACCTTTTTGTTGTATAGTTTTGTAtttctcattcatttttattttttattatggttttgtaacctttgtttttttttccactcagtATCAGTTTTCCACAGTGGGTTTGCTCACTTAGGTTACGTTTGGATTAGTTTCCatattagttttagtttttataagttttttaataatatgagGAGTATTTTTCAAGACTGGGTAAGATTTAAGAAGTTCAGGTTCTGCTATACAACCAACGCCATGCTTGTCGTGGTGACGAATTTGACCAAATTGACAGTCTAAAACTATAGGCATAgcatgtatatttttattttatattagttaGTTTTGTaagtacaaaatattttttcagttagtcttaagatttttttccttaagtttagttttagttcaGTATAATAACCTTACGATGAACTTAACATGCAGTTATTTTAAAGTGCTTCTCCCAATATCATACAAATAATATCTACTGAGTTAATATCACACCTTCAACACCAGTGCAGTATTCATGGTTGGGACTAGATATACGATTTTATTTCAGATCACgataaaaaacactcacaacaaGTTGAATGCGGTGAATTTTCATTATCAGGATAATTGTGAATTTCCTGTCCTGTAGCACCAAAAGAGACTGCTGGTCAACCAACAGTAAGTGAGACTGCAAAAACAGGCTGCACATGCACCAACCTCAAATGTCCCATGCCTGATTCATAGTGTTGTAATCTTCATTTAGCAGGACTAAGGGCGCTTTTAGGACTGACTCTGAGGTCTGTTTACACACTTTGTTTAGGGGTTTGAACCTGCATGTATTCACACACCTACAGGCGCTCAGCTCTCAACTGACACTCAGCTCCCGTGGCGTGCAGAGTGAAgtgtaaacacagcaaagacaggCCTGCTGAGACAGACATGCACAAACAACATACACGcaatgtacacatacacacatgcatgcgcgcacacacacacagatattctGAGTAATAGATGTGATATGGGCTCAGTTTGTAGGAAATTTACTTGAACAAAAGCTATTTTAATTCTCCCAGAGAACAAAACATGCAGGTGTTTCAGCATGATTTTTTATTCTCTTATCAGCTGCACTGCTCTGCCTCTTTCTGCCACCAGAAGGCTCCCTCGGTAAAGCAGCGGCGTGTCCTGCTTTTCTCAGAGGTGCTGAAAACAGCCGACCAGGTGCAGCCCTCCATTCCATCCACTGTCTTCAAGGACAAAGACAAAGCTCACGCTGTCACAACATTTTTCATACACGCTTTAATCCACGAATCTATCAAAATGTTTCAAGCGGACAATCTTACACTCCAGCCTGTGTGTCTCTTCCATGATGACTGTGGACAGTGAGGGTAAATGACAGGTTGTGTGACAGAGCAGTGAAGCCATATTGTAGCCCACAGTCACAAGCGACGGCTCTTTTGTAATGAGGATGTAAGGTTGAGTCGCCCTGTGACCTTTCTGGTGAGCAGGGGGTCCAGATGGATTCCCGGGGCCGCGCAGGGAGCTCGTCTACCTCGGTCTTCCTCTTTTCAAGCTTTAAACCTCCCCCTCCACTcctctttccatcttttttcctcctccagcaATAACATCATCCATTCCCATCAGCTCCAACACGTGAGCAAGCTCAGCTCAAGAGGCAAATGTCAATGGCTATCAGACGGCTGGAAAAGGTCAGGAGTTCACATGGGGTGCacggtgcgtgtgtgtgtgtggcggggAGCATGTGCACATGTGCTGGTAGATGAATATGTGGATATTTTTCATGTGAATCACACCAGCGGGAAATTATAACACTCGCCAATTTAATTCTGACAAAATAGTGGCACATCCCAACCAGAGGGGGAATCTAATGAGCCTAAGAGTGATTTATTCATTCCCTCCAAGTCCCCGAGTGCACAACTAAAAGCATGAAAtggattaaataaatacaattaataaGGAAAATCAAACAATTCACTGTGCTGTGGCATAATTACCCTAACCACAGCcatcagctttatttatttctgttcaGTAATAGCAATGAAATCGATTAGACCTCGATGCCAGTCAGAGTGCTCGTTGTGA comes from the Plectropomus leopardus isolate mb chromosome 12, YSFRI_Pleo_2.0, whole genome shotgun sequence genome and includes:
- the pbx1a gene encoding pre-B-cell leukemia homeobox 1a isoform X1, whose product is MDEQPRLMHSHGVGMAGHPGLAQHMQDGTAGTDGEGRKQDIGDILQQIMTITDQSLDEAQARKHALNCHRMKPALFNVLCEIKEKTVLSIRGAQEEEPPDPQLMRLDNMLLAEGVAGPEKGGGSAAAAAAAAATGGVGADNSAEHSDYRAKLSQIRQIYHTELEKYEQACNEFTTHVMNLLREQSRTRPISPKEIERMVSIIHRKFSSIQMQLKQSTCEAVMILRSRFLDARRKRRNFNKQATEILNEYFYSHLSNPYPSEEAKEELAKKCSITVSQVSNWFGNKRIRYKKNIGKFQEEANMYAARTAVNATSVSAHGSQANSPSTPNSAGSAGSFNMSNSGDLFMSVQSLNGDSYQGGQVGANIQSQVDTLRHVISQTGGYSDSLAASQMYSPQGINTNGGWQDAPTPSSVTSPTEGPGSVHSDTSN
- the pbx1a gene encoding pre-B-cell leukemia homeobox 1a isoform X2, with translation MDEQPRLMHSHGVGMAGHPGLAQHMQDGTAGTDGEGRKQDIGDILQQIMTITDQSLDEAQARKHALNCHRMKPALFNVLCEIKEKTVLSIRGAQEEEPPDPQLMRLDNMLLAEGVAGPEKGGGSAAAAAAAAATGGVGADNSAEHSDYRAKLSQIRQIYHTELEKYEQACNEFTTHVMNLLREQSRTRPISPKEIERMVSIIHRKFSSIQMQLKQSTCEAVMILRSRFLDARRKRRNFNKQATEILNEYFYSHLSNPYPSEEAKEELAKKCSITVSQVSNWFGNKRIRYKKNIGKFQEEANMYAARTAVNATSVSAHGSQANSPSTPNSAGGYPSPCYQPDRRIQ